Genomic segment of Actinomycetota bacterium:
CCACTCGAGATCGAAGGAACGCGGCTCGTACTCCCATTCGATCTGATAGAAGTCGAGGAGTTGGGCGAACTGGCGCTCGCTCGCGTGGGCGAAATTGACCAGATCGCTCTTCAGGGCCGCCGGTGCGGCCGTGGAGCTCTCGGTCACGCCCCTCCGGCGGCGCGGGCTCCGCGGCCCTTCTTCCGGCTTGCCTTCGCCAGGGTTCCCTCGAGATCGGTCCATACCTTGTCAACGGCGATCGCGAACACCCCCTGGCCACTGGCGAGCAGGTCCACGACCTCTTCGGGGGACTCCACCGAGTAGATACGGTTCCCGTCGGATACCAGGGTGGTTCCGAGAGCGGGCCTCTTCAGGTCGCGGAGCGTCCGCATCGCGGTGCGGATCTGACGGAGGTTCATGCCGCTGTCGAGCATCCGCTTGATGAGCTTGAGGAGCGCCAGGTCCTGAAATGAATAGAGCCGTTGGCTTCCCGATCCCTGCGCGTCCTTGACGGACGGTCGAACCAGGCCCGTTCGTGCCCAATAGTCGAGCTGGCGGTAGCTGATGCCAACGATCTTGGTCACGTCGGGCACGCGGTATCCGTGCTCGGCCATCACATCTCCGTAATTACGCCCTCGTCGGGAGGGTAGGCGGCGACGGTGCACGTGTCAATCATCGGAGCCGCCAACGCTCGCGCCCACGATATTCGCGACCTGCAAAGTGGACGGGCCTATCGCAAGACGCTAGGGTGCGGCGGTTTGAAAGAGCGATGAAAGGGGGTTGATGCAGGTACTGCACCGGTTGTAGACGGCGCAAAGAAGGGGGATGCGGATGCGCGCACCGTTGCATGCTGCCCGCGCAACGCCTGCAACACCCGCAAACCGACGGCGAATCCTCGTTGTCGCCGTCGTGATGGTGGCGATGTTCATACTGAGCGTCGCCGAGGGTCCTGTCGCCGGTGCCGATGGCGACGGATACCGGCAGAAGCTTCTTCGGCTCTTGAACCAGACTCGTGCGAGCCACGGTCTGGGCCTTCTGAAGATCGATCGCTCGCTCTCGGACGACGCGCGCGTTCACACGCACAGGATGGTCCGAGAGGATCAGGTCTACGACCCGTACAACCTCGCGGCGATCTTGTCGGACTACGCGTGGGACGACGTCGGTGCCGACGTCGTCGGATGCGCCGCGACGATCCCGCGACTGCACAAAGCGTGGATGAACCACGACGCACATCGAGTGATCCTGTTGAACGGCAACCTGCGTCGCGTCGGCATCGGCGTGGTCCAAAACGACACGAGGAACCACTGTGGTCGTGGCTCGATATGGGCCACCGAGATCTTCTACGGCTGAATCGGACTATCGGCGCGCGGTGACGGGCGATCCGGTGACGGTCGCGCCTCGTCGGCGTGAGCTGATCCTCATTGGAAGTCTTCGGGGTTGACGTTCTCCAGAAACTCGCGGAACTTCTCGACCTCCTCGTCGTCCTCCCCCTCGTTCGGGATGAGGATGGACGCCTCAGACAGCACCTCTTCGTTCGCGAAGATCTTGCAGCCCAATCGAACGGCGAGGGCTATGGCGTCGGACGGCCGCGATGAAACCTCGTGCGAGCTTCCGTTTCGTTGCATGTTGATCACCGCGTAGAACGTCCCGTCTCGGAGCTCGCTGATGACGATGCTCTCCACCTGAACCGCCATCTCGTCGAGGATGTTCTTCAGCAGGTCGTGCGTCATGGGGCGCGGCGTCACCACTCCCTGGAGCGCGATGGCGATCGCGGCGGCCTCGGGCTGCCCGATCCAGATCGGAAGGAAGCGCTCGCCCGACGCCTCGCGGAGCAGAACGATGGGTGAGTTGGTCGGGAGCTCGATCCGCACGCCCGCCAGCGTCATCTCGACCAACATCGCCAGGTTCCCGACGCTACACCGGGGTCCTGAGATCCGGCAACCTACGTGCGGTCCGGCGTCGCGCCGTCGCTGCCGGGAAGGTACGGCATCAGGAGATCCGGATCGGCCTCGAGCGCGCGGAGATCATGGACCGCGAGAAGATCGGGGATGTTTCGGTACCGCTCTCGGAAATCGAGGCCGTAGCCGACGACGAACACGTCCGGGCAATCGAAACCGCGATAGCGGATTTCCAGCGGCGCGATCCGCCTGACGCTCTTGTCGAGCAGCGCGCACACCCTCACCGATGAGGGGTTCCGCGATTCGAGCACCGAGATCAGGTATCCGAGGGTGAGGCCGGTGTCGATGATGTCCTCCACGACGATGACGTCGCGGTCGCCGACGTCCTGGTCGAGGTCCTTGACGATGCGAACCCGTCCCATCGACTCGGCAGCGCCCCCGTAGCGCGAGATCGACATGTAGTCGATCGACAATGGGAGGCTGATCTCACGGATCAGGTCGCCGAGGAAGATCGAGCCGCCC
This window contains:
- a CDS encoding CAP domain-containing protein encodes the protein MRAPLHAARATPATPANRRRILVVAVVMVAMFILSVAEGPVAGADGDGYRQKLLRLLNQTRASHGLGLLKIDRSLSDDARVHTHRMVREDQVYDPYNLAAILSDYAWDDVGADVVGCAATIPRLHKAWMNHDAHRVILLNGNLRRVGIGVVQNDTRNHCGRGSIWATEIFYG
- a CDS encoding bifunctional nuclease family protein, coding for MVEMTLAGVRIELPTNSPIVLLREASGERFLPIWIGQPEAAAIAIALQGVVTPRPMTHDLLKNILDEMAVQVESIVISELRDGTFYAVINMQRNGSSHEVSSRPSDAIALAVRLGCKIFANEEVLSEASILIPNEGEDDEEVEKFREFLENVNPEDFQ
- the hpt gene encoding hypoxanthine phosphoribosyltransferase; this encodes MSDLIAVLFGREEIRRRIEELGRTITGDYEGRAPVLISVLKGGSIFLGDLIREISLPLSIDYMSISRYGGAAESMGRVRIVKDLDQDVGDRDVIVVEDIIDTGLTLGYLISVLESRNPSSVRVCALLDKSVRRIAPLEIRYRGFDCPDVFVVGYGLDFRERYRNIPDLLAVHDLRALEADPDLLMPYLPGSDGATPDRT
- a CDS encoding MerR family transcriptional regulator encodes the protein MAEHGYRVPDVTKIVGISYRQLDYWARTGLVRPSVKDAQGSGSQRLYSFQDLALLKLIKRMLDSGMNLRQIRTAMRTLRDLKRPALGTTLVSDGNRIYSVESPEEVVDLLASGQGVFAIAVDKVWTDLEGTLAKASRKKGRGARAAGGA